tgctgtatgaactttggggaggtgaacagtactttgggctgtgggattgagtgtgttgtgcaggtgtttgagttgtattggccggttatatggacgggaggggggaggtgtttgttatgcgggattaatttgtggcatattaaatataagcctggttgtgttgtggctaatagagtatatatatgtcttgtgtttatttactgttttagtcattcccagctgaatatcaggtcccacccgcctctcacagcatcttccctatctgaatcgctcccactgccctctagtccttcactctcactttcctcatccacaaatctttcatcctcgctcaaattaatggggaaatcgtcgctttctcggtccgaatcgctctcgctgctggtggccatgattgtaaacaatgtgcagatgtgaggagctccacaacctgtgtcgtcacgctactcgtctgctacttccggtatgggcaatgcttttttatcagcgaccaaaagttgcgaactttatcgtcgatgttctctactaaattctttcagcaaaaatatggcaatatcgcaaaatgatcaagtatgacacatagaatggacctgctatccccgtttaaataagaaaatcgcatttcagtaggcctttaagcccactatatgttaatgttagcatgctaaggttagcatgttagggtttttttagcaaattttgctgaCGTACACCTCAGTTATGTAATGTCCTACTTaaagcatgttaactgttagcattttagattGTTCAACTAGTTTTACAGGTGTACActtcagggtcatataacttggtacttgacacatgctaacattagcatgttagttgTTTTGTTCTCGAAAATGTTGCTGACGTACACCTGAGTTTTATAATTTGGTACTTAAAGCATGGTAACTGTTAGCCTGTTAGATTTTGCAACTAATTTGGCAGGTGTACAATttagggcaggcctgggcaattgttttcattcggggggccaaatttagagaaaaaaatgtgtctggtggccggtatatctgatttttaggaacattaatacaaaacctcacaataatgtctgattgaatgctaaaaacgttatgacagaccgccttcaaaaacagaattgtattttttttactgaatgacacccagaatgtacatgaaaataaagaatgtgggatttacaatattacctatgaccgataaaacactgaatattgacaacatatgaacgtcaaaaCCCCTCGCGATTGAATATTGGCCCATGTGGATGTACGTCGAAAAATCGGTCGATTCCTACACCATTTTGACATAAACTTGCACTTCACGCGCTTAACCCagcccaggcctgggcaattattttgactatggaggggccagatttagagaaaaaaatgcgtccggggatttttaggaacactaatacaaaacctcgcaATAATCTCTCAATGAAtgctaaaaacggaatggaattttactttttttttaatgaacgacacacccagaatgtacataccAATAACGAATGTGGgacttacaatattaactatgaccgataaaacactgaatattgacaacatatgaatgtcacacgccttcttgatcgacatattttacaatcaagcaaaacaaacatatgaatgcgaagggtaaaaaaactacCTACGATCCGATATATCTGATATTCActtagctttagaactttgttgtaaaaaatgtcctTTTGCGTCTGTCCTTGACACCTGCTGtgatttagatgaccatagtaactaattagattaccatagtaactagtatatcatgcaaaagcgcaaattccaaccattgaaatactttgtatggttcaagacttatggtaattagaaaaaaatcactgcacatcataatggcagctacactttctgtctcaaagatctaaaacaaatGACTTAACAGGCCgtgtgtggcccccgggccttaatttcccCGGGTCTGATCCAGCCCTACAATAATATAGTGGTTACACAAAAACTAGGACAGTGTCTCCGCGGTCCAGTCGGGGATAGAAAAGGTCTTAGTGTGTGTTTTATGTTTCCCGATGGTGTACTCCAGACCGAtgcaaacatgtctgtcactctccTCAGAAGGATACATGTTGACCTCACCGGTCACCAGAGTGTCCTGCGTCACGTCCACGGGAGCGTCCAGGTACAGGACCGCTTGCTTCCAGTGGGTCTCCGGCATGAACGGGGACGTGGACAGCACCAGCGGCTGCGGCCGGTCCGGGCAGGGAAAGGAGACCGCGAAATAGACACGGAAagaacctacaatctgatatatcactaagctttaacaggcctgggtaattattttcactcaggggccaaatttagagaaaaaaatgtgtttgtggatcggtatatctatttttaggaacactgatataaaacctcacaataatgtctgattgaaggctaaaaacggaatggaattttacatttttttaactaaatgagacacccagaatgcacatgaaaataaagaatgtgggatttacaatattaactatgaacgataaaacactgaatattgacaacatatgaacgtcacaacccCTCGCGATTGAATATTGGCCGATGTGGATGTACGTTGAATAATCGGTCGattcctaaaacattttgacataaacTTGCACTTCACGCGCTTAACCCagcccaggcctgggcaattattttgactctggaggggccagatttagagaaaaaaatgcgtccggggatttttaggaacactaatacaaaacctcgcaATAATCTCTGAATGAAtgctaaaaacggaatggaattttactttttttttaatgaacgacACACATAGAATGTACATGCCAATAACGAATGTGGgacttacaatattaactatgaccgataaaacactgaatattgacaacatatgaatgtcacacgccttcttgatcgacatattttacaatcaagcaaaacaaacatatgaatgcgaagggtaaaaaaactacCTACGATCCGATATATCTGATATTCACTTAGctgtagaactttgttgtaaaaaatgtcctTTCGCGTCTGTCCTTGACACCTGCTGtgatttagatgaccatagtaactaattagattaccatagtaactagtatatcatgcaaaagcgcagattccaaccattgaaatactttgtatggttcaagacttatggtcattagaaaaaaatcactgcacatcataatggcagctacactttctgtctcaaagatctaaaaaaatgacttAACGGGCCGTGTGTGCCTTAATTTGCCCGGGTCTGACCCAGCCCTACAATAATATAGTGGTTACACAAAAACTAGGACAGTGTCTCCGCGGTCCAGTCGGGGATAGAAAAGGTTTTAGTGTGTGTTTTATGTTTCCCGATGGTGTACTCCAGACCGAtgcaaacatgtctgtcactctccTCAGAAGGATACATGTTGACCTCACCGGTCACCAGAGTGTCCTGCGTCACGTCCACGGGAGCGTCCAGGTACAGGACCGCTTGCTTCCAGTGGGTCTCCGGCATGAACGGGGACGTGGACAGCACCAGCGGCTGTGGCCGGTCCGGGCAGGGGAAGGAGACCGCGAAGTAGACGCGGAAagaacctacaatctgatatatcactaagctttagaacaggcctgggcaatttttttcaaaaatgtgtttgtggggtcggtatatctgatttttaggaacaataatacaaaacctcacaataatgtctgattcaatgctaaaaacgttatgacagaccacctaaaaaaaactGAATTTAAATTTTCTTTACTGAATGACACACCCAGAATGTACTTGAAAATAAAGacctatgaccgataaaacactgaatattgacaacatatgaacgtcacaacccCTCGCGATTGAATATTGGCCGATGTGGATGTACGTCGAATAATCGGTCGATTCCTACAACATTTTGACATAAACTTGCACTTCACGCTCTTAACCCagcccaggcctgggcaattattttgactctggaggggccagatttagagaacaaaatgcgtccgggggccggtatatctgatttttaggaacactaatacaaaacctcgcaATAATCTCTGAATGAAtgctaaaaacggaatggaattttactttttttttaatgaacaacaCACATAGAATGTACATGCCAATAACGAATGTGGgacttacaatattaactataaacgataaaacactgaatattgacaacatataaatGTCACACCTcttcttgatcgacatattttacaatcaagcaaaacgaaaatgcaacaaacatatgaacgcgaagggtaaaaaaaaactacctacgatctgatatatctgatacatcactaagatttagaactttgttgtaaaaaatgtcctTTCGCGTCTGTCCTTGACACCTGCTgtgatttagattaccatagtaactaattagattaccatagtaactagtatatcatgcaaaagcgcaaattccaaccattgaaatactttgtttggttcaagacttatggtaattagaaaaaatcactgcacatcataatggcagctacactttctgtctcaaagatctaaaacaaatGACTTAACGGGCCGTGTGTGCCTTAATTTGCCCGGGTCTGACCCAGCCCAACAATAATATAGTGATTAGACAAAAACTAGGACAGTGTCTCCGCGGTCCAGTCGGGGATAGAAAAGGTCTTAGTGTGTGTTTTATGTTTCCCGATGGTGTACTCCAGACCGAtgcaaacatgtctgtcactctccTCAGAAGGATACATGTTGACCTCACCGGTCACCAGAGTGTCCTGCGTCACGTCCACGGGAGCGTCCAGGTACAGGACCGCTTGCTTCCAGTGGGTCTCCGGCATGAACGGGGACGTGGACAGCACCAGCGGCTGCGGCCGGTCCGGGCAGGGGAAGGAGACCGCGAAATAGACGCGGAAagaacctacaatctgatatatcactaagctttaacaggcctgggtaattattttcactcaggggccaaatttagagaaaaaaatgtgtttgtggaTCAGTATATCtaattttaggaacactaatataaaacctcacaataatgtctgattgaaggctaaaaatggaatggaattttacattttttttactgaatgacacacccagaatgcacatgaaaataaagaatgtgggatttacaatattacctatgaccgataaaacactgaatattgacaacatatgaacgtcacaacccCTCGCGATTGAATATTGGCCCATGTGGATGTACGTCGAAAAATCGGTCGATTCCTACACCATTTTGACATAAACTTGCACTTCACGCGCTTAACCCagcccaggcctgggcaattattttgactctggaggggccagatttagagaaaaaaatgcgtccggggatttttaggaacactaatacaaaacctcgcaATAATCTCTCAATGAAtgctaaaaacggaatggaattttactttttttttaatgaacgacacacccagaatgtacatgccaATAACGAATGTGGgacttacaatattaactatgaccgataaaacactgaatattgacaacatatgaatgtcacacgccttcttgatcgacatattttacaatcaagcaaaacaaacatatgaatgcgaaaggtaaaaaaaaactacctacgatctgatatatctgatacatcactaagatttagaactttgttgtaaaaaatgtcctTTCGCGTCTGTCCTTGACAACTGCTgtgatttagattaccatagtaactaattagattaccatagtaactagtatatcatgcaaaagcgcaaattccaaccattgaaatactttgtatggttcaagacttatggtcattagaaaaaatcactgcacatcataatggcagctacactttctgtCTCTAAGATCTGAAACAAATGACTTAACGGGCCgtgtgtggcccccgggccttaatttcccCGGGTCTGATCCAGCCCTACAATAATATAGTGGTTACACAAAAACTAGGACAGTGTCTCCGCGGTCCAGTCGGGGATAGAAAAGGTCTTAGTGTGTGTTTTATGTTTCCCGATGGTGTACTCCAGACCGAtgcaaacatgtctgtcactctccTCAGAAGGATACATGTTGACCTCACCGGTCACCAGAGTGTCCTGCGTCACGTCCACGGGAGCGTCCAGGTACAGGACCGCTTGCTTCCAGTGGGTCTCCGGCATGAACGGGGACGTGGACAGCACCAGCGGCTGCGGCCGGTCCGGGCAGGGGAAGGAGACCGCGAAATAGACGCGGAAagaacctacaatctgatatatcactaagctttaacaggcctgggtaattattttcactcaggggccaaatttagagaaaaaaatgtgtttgtggatcggtatatctatttttaggaacactgatataaaacctcacaataatgtctgattgaaggctaaaaacggaatggaattttacatttttttaactaaatgagacacccagaatgcacatgaaaataaagaatgtgggatttacaatattaactatgaacgataaaacactgaatattgacaacatatgaacgtcacaacccCTCGCGATTGAATATTGGCCGATGTGGATGTACGTTGAATAATCGGTCGattcctaaaacattttgacataaacTTGCACTTCACGCGCTTAACCCagcccaggcctgggcaattattttgactctggaggggccagatttagagaaaaaaatgcgtccggggatttttaggaacactaatacaaaacctcgcaATAATCTCTGAATGAAtgctaaaaacggaatggaattttactttttttttaatgaacgacACACATAGAATGTACATGCCAATAACGAATGTGGgacttacaatattaactatgaccgataaaacactgaatattgacaacatatgaatgtcacacgccttcttgatcgacatattttacaatcaagcaaaacaaacatatgaatgcgaagggtaaaaaaactacCTACGATCCGATATATCTGATATTCACTTAGctgtagaactttgttgtaaaaaatgtcctTTCGCGTCTGTCCTTGACACCTGCTGtgatttagatgaccatagtaactaattagattaccatagtaactagtatatcatgcaaaagcgcagattccaaccattgaaatactttgtatggttcaagacttatggtcattagaaaaaaatcactgcacatcataatggcagctacactttctgtctcaaagatctaaaaaaatgacttAACGGGCCGTGTGTGCCTTAATTTGCCCGGGTCTGACCCAGCCCTACAATAATATAGTGGTTACACAAAAACTAGGACAGTGTCTCCGCGGTCCAGTCGGGGATAGAAAAGGTTTTAGTGTGTGTTTTATGTTTCCCGATGGTGTACTCCAGACCGAtgcaaacatgtctgtcactctccTCAGAAGGATACATGTTGACCTCACCGGTCACCAGAGTGTCCTGCGTCACGTCCACGGGAGCGTCCAGGTACAGGACCGCTTGCTTCCAGTGGGTCTCCGGCATGAACGGGGACGTGGACAGCACCAGCGGCTGCGGCCGGTCCGGGCACGGGAAGGAGACCGCGAAGTAGACGCGGAAagaacctacaatctgatatatcactaagctttagaacaggcctgggcaatttttttcaaaaatgtgtttgtggggtcggtatatctgatttttaggaacaataatacaaaacctcacaataatgtctgattcaatgctaaaaacgttatgacagaccacctaaaaaaaactgaatttaaattttttttactgaatgacacacccagaatgtacttgaaaataaagacctatgaccgataaaacactgaatattgacaacatatgaacgtcacaacccCTCGCGATTGAATATTGGCCCATGTGGATGTACGTCGAATAATCGGTCCATTCCTACACCATTTTGACATAAACTTGCACTTCACGCTCTTAACCCAGCccagggcaattattttgactctggaggggccagatttagagaacaaaatgcgtccgggggccggtatatctgatgtttaggaacactaatacaaaacctcgcaATAATCTCTGAATGAAtgctaaaaacggaatggaattttactttttttttaatgaacgacACACATAGAATGTACATGCCAATAACGAATGTGGgacttacaatattaactataaacgataaaacactgaatattgacaacatatgaacgtcacacctcttcttgatcgacatattttacaatcaagcaaaacaaacatatgaatgcgaagggtaaaaaaactacCTACGATCCGATATATCTGATATTCActtagctttagaactttgttgtaaaaaatgtcctTTCGCGTCTGTCCTTGACACCTGCTGtgatttagatgaccatagtaactaattagattaccatagtaactagtatatcatgcaaaagcgcagattccaaccattgaaatactttgtatggttcaagacttatggtcattagaaaaaaatcactgcacatcataatggcagctacactttctgtctcaaagatctaaaacaaatGACTTAACGGGCCgtgtgtggcccccgggccttaatttcccCGGGTCTGATCCAGCCCTACAATAATATAGTGATTACACAAAAACTAGGACAGTGTCTCCGCGGTCCAGTCGGGGATAGAAAAGGTCTTAGTGTGTGTTTTATGTTTCCCGATGGTGTACTCCAGACCGAtgcaaacatgtctgtcactctccTCAGAAGGATACATGTTGACCTCACCGGTCACCAGAGTGTCCTGCGTCACGTCCACGGGAGCGTCCAGGTACAGGACCGCTTGCTTCCAGTGGGTCTCCGGCATGAACGGGGACGTGGACAGCACCAGCGGCTGCGGCCGGTCCGGGCAGGGGAAGGAGACCGCGAAGTAGACGCAGAAGGCGTTCACGGCCGCGGACCCGAACGACTCGCACCGGAAGTGGCCTTTGACCGACCGCAGCTGCTCCACCGCGGCCGCGCTCAGGTCCAGCTCGGCGAAGCGGGCCGGGTGGGAGAGCACGTCCTCGGCGGCCACCGGGCTGATGGAGATGTCGGAGTTCTTGATGCATTTGCGGGCGAAGTCGCTCATGCACGACATGTCGACGCCGTACGTGTCCTTGACGGTGTGCCAGAAGTGCAGGCGGTCCTCCGCCACCGGCTCGCTGATGGGCGCGATGTAGAGCTGCGCCTTGTCGGGCAGGAGGACGCCGCCGGGCTTTTTCAGCCACTTGTCGCGGGCGAACAGCACCGAGTTGAGCATGGACTCGTGGAGGAGCGCGTAGCCCATCCACTCGCTCACAATCACGTCCACTAACTCCGGGAGCTCCGCGGTCTCGACCGTGCCTCGCACCACTTGGATCTTGTCCTCCATTTTGTTATGTTCGACGATTTTGGCGGCTTGCTCGGCGATGGAGGACGCTTCCACGGCGTACACTCTCTTGGCGCCGGCCTGCACGCAGAACACGCTGAGGACGCCGGTGCCTGCCCCCACGTCCAGGACAACCTTGCCCCGGATCGACTCGCTGTTCTTCAGAATGGCGAGTCTGTACGTGTTGGTTCGGACGTGGTCTGCTATCATCTCCTCGTGGATCGTCACGTCTGAGTAGCTGTCAAAATAAAGGCTGTCCTGGCGGGTTTTATCGAATTTTCGCTTCTTCACCGCGTTAGACATTGTTGCTGTCTTTTCTTTGAGACACTTCCGCTTTGGAAGGATTAGGGGGGTTGTAGTTTTCTTCAGGAGAATGGTACGTTTGAATGAATCacaaaggactacaactcccttTGGCAAGGCAAAGGGAGATGGTGCGTTCACACACCGGTGGAAAGTAGTGCATATGGCTACTAACACGTAAAGTTACAAATACTGTAtgacgtgattttttttttggcaaactcGTTTTCATCGAGAGAGAAACCTTGTAACAGAGAATTTAAATACATATTCACTTTATAATTTTACACAATTGGCAATGCcacaggtcatacttgccaaccttgagacctccgattttggctAGCTGTATAAACattatgcatcattatgcctcgtttgtaggtatatttgagctcatttaacttcctttacttatgtcctccgtgtatttcatttatatttgcatgtctcatgacacattatctgtatgtaatattggctgcatttctcatagttgtttgtgtgccatgttgttccagaccacagcaaacattagccAGCTTGCaatgattgtaataaatccattaaaagaagacctttaacttggacacacacatttatacctttggccattctgagccagtcatttccaggagttatcgcaCCCTCTGAGAAGTCTCCATTTTACTaaggatttccaatgttgcaaaaatgtgtagaataaacattaaaatgcaaagtttctgtcaatgaagatttgcgtcagactttgatagtaggctaacatagctaatatatacactttcatcatgtgttgccatcattataacacttatataagactttacattttttttgcggctccagacagatttttattttttttatttttggtccaatatggctctgtaAACATTTTGGATTGCTAACCCCTGGACTAAGGAAAACAATCATGGACTATGGATGCCTGGATGAAAGTTATATTCAGTGATGAATTGCCAATCTGTGTTGGGCAAGTTGATGATGCTGAAAACTTTTGTTTGGTGCCATTCCAATGAGATTTtagaagacgactgcctgaagaaaaacatgcacatttccacaGTCATCGATGATATGGGTCTGCATGTCAGGTAATAGCACTGGAGAGATGGTTAAATTTGCATCTTCAATAAATATATGTGTTAAATTTGAATTTTAGACACTTTTCGTATACCATCAATCAAAAGGGTGTTTTGAGGATGATgacataccatattttccggagcataaggcgcacttaaaatcattttttttcccccctcaaaacttgacagtgcgcct
This genomic interval from Nerophis lumbriciformis linkage group LG07, RoL_Nlum_v2.1, whole genome shotgun sequence contains the following:
- the prmt6 gene encoding protein arginine N-methyltransferase 6; the encoded protein is MSNAVKKRKFDKTRQDSLYFDSYSDVTIHEEMIADHVRTNTYRLAILKNSESIRGKVVLDVGAGTGVLSVFCVQAGAKRVYAVEASSIAEQAAKIVEHNKMEDKIQVVRGTVETAELPELVDVIVSEWMGYALLHESMLNSVLFARDKWLKKPGGVLLPDKAQLYIAPISEPVAEDRLHFWHTVKDTYGVDMSCMSDFARKCIKNSDISISPVAAEDVLSHPARFAELDLSAAAVEQLRSVKGHFRCESFGSAAVNAFCVYFAVSFPCPDRPQPLVLSTSPFMPETHWKQAVLYLDAPVDVTQDTLVTGEVNMYPSEESDRHVCIGLEYTIGKHKTHTKTFSIPDWTAETLS